Proteins from one Mauremys mutica isolate MM-2020 ecotype Southern chromosome 14, ASM2049712v1, whole genome shotgun sequence genomic window:
- the CENPT gene encoding centromere protein T → MPDTRASPRTRSSTRVSQDSRAASPSMALRHKMKERVRQSVGQKHLSDPRRQSISDKTSLPKKTPTILPDLDNDTPRVVLRRIIQTQPQVSPLVPKMSETKEPEEPGSQPPSERISSGLEMHLPDFVPEGTVITALHMSRKKKKFSISEFERRADERLPRNLAEPALDNSSLTRSLQLSLATPVPPESVEKRGLIRRPKNRKTVNVEAFEGGVEQNLLQIRGTQNYLAESQATSMIGMTMGTSDTEIILSNTELFAQPQLSEQSQAGFSAPEQKPLKGKIAVQGRKASHAATEEGMLSDVDAEEAMTERLQKKDLARDPEHTDQMATESRGRAVSLSSEQREHTRGSSYAEQLPGAEERVAGVEYRRSRRELSWDLLSSDRPSSSPPAASRNLSRRSATLPALQPVKSSRPSVRETVANIIEKLDDADQSEEVADVEQEMEDDSAEQEGAASEVVESPRSARTRSLSRHSSAMSAQYPEQSRRKLMKEAVERDGGAVIGEVGDSEEEEMTEEEAETEEPESEELSMKTPAFVRAKVYRPSPLLSTPRTLKTAASRFPPKPPRAQQAAKRTAMAPRRKREPALPSSLVKKIFSHYVKAPVARDAFKVVEKCVEVYFRQLSNDLEAYTMHARRKTVEEADLELLMRRQGLVTDKMPLHVLIERHLPLEHRKLLIPVAMSGNKVIPHK, encoded by the exons ATGCCTGACACCAGGGCTTCCCCCAGGACCAGGAGCTCTACCAGAGTCAGTCAGGACTCCAGGGCAGCATCTCCCTCGATGGCCCTGCGCCATAAAATGAAAGAGAGGGTCCGGCAGTCCGTGGGGCAAAAG CACTTATCTGATCCAAGGAGGCAAAGCATTTCTGACAAAACCTCCCTGCCAAAGAAGACACCAACTATTCTCCCTGATCTTGATAATGATACGCCAAGGGTGGTGCTCAGAAGAATCATCCAGACCC AGCCACAAGTTTCCCCTCTGGTTCCTAAAATGAGTGAAACCAAAGAACCTGAAgagcctggctcacagcctccaTCTGAGAGAATTTCCAGTGG CCTGGAAATGCATCTGCCAGACTTTGTTCCTGAGGGCACAGTTATCACTGCATTACACATGAGTAGGAAGAAAAAGAAGTTCAGCATTTCTGAATTTGAGAGAAGAGCAGATGAGCGACTTCCTCGAAATCTTG CCGAGCCAGCGTTGGACAACTCTTCTTTGACAAG GTCTCTTCAGCTCTCTCTTGCTACCCCGGTACCACCAGAGTCTGTTGAAAAAAGAGGCTTAATCCGCAGGCCAAAAAATCGCAAAACGGTCAATGTGGAGGCTTTTGAAGGAGGCGTGGAGCAGAATTTGTTGCAGATAAGAGGCA CACAAAATTATCTGGCGGAGTCGCAAGCAACATCCATGATTGGAATGACCATGGGGACGAGTGATACTGAAATCATCCTCAGCAACACGGAGCTCTTTGCTCAGCCGCAGCTCAGTGAACAAAGCCAAGCAGGGTTTTCTGCTCCTGAACAAAAGCCCTTGAAAGGAAAAATTGCAGTGCAAGGGAGAAAGGCTTCTCATGCAGCTACTGAGGAGGGAATGCTGTCTGATGTGGATGCCGAGGAGGCCATGACAGAGAGACTTCAGAAGAAGGACTTGGCCCGGGATCCTGAACACACTGACCAGATGGCCACTGAATCTCGGGGACGGGCCGTGAGCCTGAGCTCAGAGCAGCGAGAACATACCCGAGGGAGCAGTTATGCAGAGCAACTTCCTGGAGCAGAAGAGCGGGTGGCTGGCGTTGAGTACCGTAGGAGCCGAAGAGAGCTGAGCTGGGACCTGCTGT CTTCTGACAGACCAAGCTCCTCACCGCCAGCTGCCTCCAGGAATCTGAGCAGACGTTCCGCCACCCTGCCTGCTCTACAGCCTGTGAAATCCAGCAGGCCATCAGTGAGAGAAACTGTCGCCAATATAATTGAGAAGCTGGATGATGCAGATCAGAGTGAAGAGGTGGCTGATGTGGAGCAGGAAATGGAGGATGACAGTGCTGAGCAGGAAGGGGCTGCTAGTGAGG TTGTCGAGAGCCCCAGAAGTGCTAGAACCCGCAGCTTGAGCAGGCATTCTAGTGCCATGTCTGCTCAGTATCCTGAGCAATCCAGAAGGAAATTGATGAAGGAAGCTGTCGAACGAGATGGTGGAGCTGTAATAGGAGAGGTGGGTGACTCCGAGGAAGAGGAGATGACTGAGGAGGAAGCTGAAACTGAGGAACCAGAGAGTGAAG AGCTGTCCATGAAGACACCTGCATTCGTCCGTGCTAAAGTGTATAGACCATCTCCCTTGCTGTCAACCCCACGCACCCTGAAAACTGCTGCCTCCAG GTTTCCCCCAAAGCCTCCCCGGGCTCAACAGGCTGCAAAGAGAACAGCGATGGCTCCCAGGAGAAAGCGAGAGCCTGCACTACCCAGCAGCTTGGTGAAGAAGATCTTTAGCCATTATGTGAAAGCGCCAGTGGCCAGAGATGCATTTAAGGTTGTTGAGAAGTG cGTGGAGGTGTACTTCAGGCAGCTCAGTAACGACTTGGAGGCTTACACCATGCATGCTAGGAGGAAGACTGTGGAGGAAGCTGACCTGGAGCTCCTCATGAGAAG